GAGCTACTGAGTGCCGCCAAGAGGGAAGATCCGGACTTCCTGAGGGGCTACATGGAGAAGTTCAAGCTCTGACGTTAATTCAGATCATGAACTCAGGCCTGGAATCAGATGTTAAAATCAAGCCCCAACTCCCGATGAGAGGGCCATGCCCTTGAAATCAGCGTCTGGAATCACTCGCAGTACGTTTCGACTATCCTCTGTATTATTTTGCTCGTCTTGGCCCTGTCGCTCTTGTAGAGGTAGGGTATCCTTATGACCTCCGCCTCTATCCCGTGCTTTCTCAGCTCCTCCTTCAGCCTCTCGCAGTTGAAGGTTTGATCCGGGCCAACGGCCACGATGTCGGGGTCGATCCTCTTTACAAGCTCGTAGTCGATGGTTCCGGGGGTGCCGATGTAGACCTCGTCCACCATCTCGAGCGCCCTGAGTATCTCCGCCCTATCCTCGGCGCTGTTGACCGGTTCCCTGCGCTTCTGCATTCGGACGGTATCGTCGTGGGCCACTATCACTATCAGCTCGTCTCCCAGCTCCTTTGCCTGCCTTAGAAAGTGGATGTGGCCAACGTGGAGGAGGTCAAAAACCCCGCCCGTAAGGACCCGAATCTTCTTTTTCTTCACCTTCCCCTCGTTACCCCTCATCTCAGCCCACCGTGAGTTCCCATATCTTGTCTTTGGCGTGGTGAATGTTCTTCACTGCCTTTCCCTTGGGCTTCTCCTTCATGGCCTTCCCACTCATGAGGGCCACCCCAATCGCGAGCGGCCTCCCGTAGTCCTCCTCAACCACGAAGACGAAGTCCCCCTCATTGATGTTCTCATCGGCGTCGGTTATTCCAGCCGCCATCACATCGGCGCCCTTGATGATGAACGGTACCGCCCCCGCATCGACAACCACCCTTCTCGGCCATTTCCTGAGATCCTCCTCGTTGGAAAGCTCGTAGAGCGCTATGACGAGCGGGAATACCAGCTCTTTCCTCCTTATGAAGAAGGGCTTTCCGTTGACGAGGATTATCTCGGTTGTCTTGTCGAACTCGGCCAGCTCAACGCGGTCTTTCTTGCTCAGCATCTTCTTTGCTATCTCCTCACCGAAAATCTCGCTCATCTCGCGGATTATCTCCTTAACTTCCTTCTTGCTGAGCGGGTGCTTGACCTTCAGCTCCATCAGACCACCCCCTCTATCTCCTCGAAAATCCTCCTCGCGCTCTCCCTCGGGTTCTCGCTTCCGTATATCGAGCGCCCGACTATGATGTAGTCTGCGCCCGCTCTTATAACCTCTTCCGCCTTCCCGCCCTGGGCCCCAACTCCAGGGGTTATGACCCTGATGCCCGGCTTGAGCTTCGAGCGGATGTATTCAACGCGCTCCGGTCTCGTTGCGGGAGCTATAACCCCGAAGGATTCAAGCTCGTTGGCGAGTTCGATAAGCCCCTCCGTAACTGGCTGGATGAACTCCTTCGCCCCGGGATGGCTCATCTCGACAACGATTATCGTTTCTCCAAGCTCCATAACGGCCTCAACGCTGTCCCTCCCGACGAAGCCGTGGGCTATGATGTAATCCGCCCCAGCCTCGAAGACCTTCCTGGCTATCAGCCTGTTGGTGTTGGGTATGTCAGCCAGCTTGACGTCGGCTATTATCGGAAGTCCGGTAACCTGCTTCAGCTCGGTGATTATCTTTAATCCGGAGCCGATTATCAGCGGCCAGTTGATCTTTATCGCCCAGAGATATTCGGCGGTGCATTCCGCTATCTCAAGGGCCCTCTCGCGCTCGTAGACATCAAGGGCTAGAATAAGCCTGCTCTCGCTCATCTCTTCACCTCACGAGGGACTTTATCTCCCCTGGGATGCATTCGCCCTTCATGAAGACCGCAACGTGGTAGGTGCTCTTCATGGAATCGGCCTCGCTCTCCGCCCAGGTGACGACCACAACGTCCCCCTCTCCGGGTGAGAGCTTCCGCTTCAACTCCTCGGCCAGCCCCGGCATCGTCTCTCCCAGCGGTCTGCCATCCTCGGGAAACACTATCTCCCCACCGCTAACCACGAGTATCATAGCGCCCCTCGCGTGGAACCTTATGGCCTCGTCGCGAAGTTCTATGCTCTTGAACTCCGGGGGATTCTTCACCACGAGGGCGTAGGCGGGGTATCCCTCAACCTCCCCGGCGGGCAGGGCTTCGGAGAAGCAGTTTTGTATCCCTTCAAGGAGTTCGCGTCCCTTCTCGTTGAGAGAATGGCCCCTCTGGGCCGAGCTGATGACGTCGAGGCTGGAGAGCTTCTTCAAAAGTGTTCTAACGCTCCCCTCGCCGAGTTCGAGGGTTTCCGATATGGTCTTTCTCCCCACGGGATTCTGAAGCATGAAAAGAACGGCAACGGCATCCTCAAGAGTGAACTCAGGATAGGCTCCCCTCTTCCAGCTCATCGGCTTCCCTCCGAGAGAAATAGTTGGGGGAGAATTAAAAGTTTGTGGAGAAAAGACCTCAGAGCCACCTGGGCTTGAGGCCGGCCCACATCCTCATCTTCTCGTGGGCTATGATGCGCGGTATGTTGCCCATCTCCTTCGGTCCTGGGTTCTTCATGTAGAAGGCGTTGACCTCGTAGACGGTGCCGAACTCCTTCCTCTCGACCGCCATCTTCCCGAGCCTGACGAGGTCGACGAGGAGACCAGCGAGGGCCGGGCTGTCGTTTATCCTGCCGGTGATGACGATCTCGTCGTGGGCACCGTTGAATGAAACGTACTCGATGTGCATGGCTATGAACTTCTTGTCGCCGAGCGGCTCGAGGAAGCCGGTGGGCTTGATGTAGTGCGGGGCGTCGTAGCCGAGCAGGTCCTTGACAACGGAACTCTTGGTGAACTCCTTGCTCCTGTTCCTCTCCTTGTCGGTGAGGGCCAGGAAATCGTTGTTGCCGCCGATGTTGAACTGGGCTATGTCGAGGACGTAGCGGTTCCTCTGGGCTAGGTGGCTGAGGACGTCGGCGGTTAGCGGTGTCGCACCGGTGGCACCGTCGTCGCCGAAGATGACGAGGTTGCTCTCCTTCGCCAGCTCAACGAAGACCGGGTCGTTGGCTATCAGCGTCGGAATCGCGTTGACGAAGGCCGCTCCTCCAACCTCCTTCGCGTATTTAGCGGCCGCGTAGACGTAGACCTGGGTCGCGGTGAGCCTGTCCCTGTTGTCCTCCTCGATGGCCTTCTCAAGCTCCTCCCTGCTCTCGAAGGGGACGAAGGCCTCGGTGGTGCACACGTTGACGAAGACATCCGGCTTAAGCTCCTTCCACTCGTTGACGAGGTGCTCGACTGCTTCCTTAAGGGTCATCTCGTCGTCGAGGCCGGTCGCCTCAATCGGAAGGTTCCTGAGGCTCCTCAGGTGGATTCCCTTCCTCACGGTTACTCCCTTAAGGCTCTCCGGAGCCTCCGGGTCGTAGGCCTTAACCACCTCGTAGAGGTCCTTTCCTACCTTGGAAGCGTCGACGTCGTAGGAGCCGACTATCTCTATATCCTTGATTTTAATTGGGAGTTCGTCCGCAAGCGGAACTCCGTAAGGCTCCAGCTTTCCAGCCTTTATCTTCTCCAGCCCGCTCGCGAAGATGCTGGCAACGTATCCCTGCCCGAGTATGACAACCTTCACCATCTTATCCACCTCCTTGGTTGTTGTAAGATATTTTACAGCAGTTAAATAGTTTTCGGCTGCGAAACTTTTTTGGAAATGAAATAGAGTGTGAGCGCCACGCGAAGGTTGGTCAGCAGGGCCAGCAGGAGGAACAGCCCTTTGATGGAGGGTTCAACCGGATAGAGCAGGAAGAGCATCGTCAGGAATATCCTCTCGTCTCTCTTCCCGGGAAGCTTTCTCAGGACGGGCACTTCGACGTAGGCGTCCCTTCCGAAGGCAGCCTTGAACCTCTCGGTTGAATAGCTGACCATCACCGAGCCGAGGAGGGCTAGGAGCGCCATGAAGTACCAGAGGGACCCGCTGAGGGTAGCGTAAGCGAGGAGTGCCAGGAAGGTCCCGTCAACGTATCTATCGAGGATGGAATCGGTGTAGCCGCCGAGTTTGCTCGTCCTGAGCTGGGCCCTGGCCAGTTCCCCGTCGACCCCGTCGAGAATTGAGCTGAGCTGGTAGAGTATTCCGGCCAGGGGGAGGCTCACGAGTGTCAGCAGAGCCGAGAGTATTCCGAGGGCGAAGGTAAACACGGTCATCTGATTGGGCGTTACCCTCTCGACGAGGAGATAACTTATTCTGGTTGATATCTTCCTGTTCAGGTGCCTGCTGATGAAGCCGTCCCCCGTTCCCTTAACGGATGTGAAAACAAGCATTTTCCTGGCTCTCTTGAGGTCGTTGGGAGTGTCAACGTCCGTCCAGCCGAGGCCGTCTACGAAGGTCACCGGGACTCTCGCCCTCTCGATAACCTCGCTGAGGGAATAATCCCCGTTTTTCTCCCTTTCCAGAACCGCCGTAATCTCGAAGATTCCCTCATCGAGCACGAAGAAGCCCGTATCGACCGCGTCCCACCCTTTAAGGTTTTTGCCAATCGAGTCGATCCGTCCGTCCCTCACCCTCACCTTGGTGGCCTCGCCGATTTCCACCCATTTCGGCTTCCTGTCCGCTATCAGGCCGTCCCCCCCGATGGCCTTCTCCACAAAGGCCTCGCTGTAGACGTGGTCGCTCATCACCAGGACGAATCTCCCTGAAACCCTTCCCCTCGCCAGGTGTAGCGAATGGCCGTTTCCCTTCTCCGGCTCGGGGTTGATGACCAGCTCGGCGTTGAATCCGTGTCTTCCGATGAAATCCCTGTAGAGCGGTCCATAGCGCTCGTTCGTCACCACAACGAACCTCTCGACGCCGTTTCTCTTGAGCAAAGTCATTGTGCGGTAGAGTATCTCCCTTCCGGCTACCTTCACGAGTCCCTTGGGCTTCCCTCCCATCCTGGTTCCGAGGCCGGCCGCGAGAACCACCGCAGTTCTTGGCACCACTGGCATCACCTTTTTAAGCACTCCCTCGACCTCTGGTTAGAAGGCCGACATTAAATTAACTCAAGGTAATTTAAACTTTTCGGGTGAGCGAGATGCGCGTTGCCGTCCTCTATTCAGGTGGGAAGGACTCGAACTACGCCCTCTACTGGGCTTTGAAGAACGGCTTCGAGGTGAAGTACCTCATTAGTATGGTGAGCGAGAGCGACGAGAGCTACATGTATCACGTCCCCAACATACACCTGACCGAGCTTCAGGCGAGAGCTGTTGGAATTCCCCTCATCAAGGGCTTCACGAGCGGCGAGAAGGAGAAAGAGGTAGAGGACATGAAGGCCGTCCTTGAAGGCCTCAGGATCGACGGAGTCGTGGCCGGCGCTTTGGCGAGCGAGTATCAGAAGCAGAGGGTCGACAGGGTGGCGAAAGAGCTTGGGATAGAGAGCTTTGCCCCGGCCTGGCACAGGAACCCTGTGGACTACATGCGGGAAATAATCGGCATCTTCGACGTCGTGATAGTCGGAACCGCCGCCTACGGCCTCGACCAGAGCTGGCTCGGCAGGAGGATAGACGAGAAGGCCCTGGGGGAACTCATGAGGCTCAACGAGAAGTACAGAGTTCACGTTGCCGGCGAGGGCGGTGAGTTCGAGACCTTCGTTCGTGATGCGCCGTTCTTCAGGGCCAGGATCGTCTTCGACGAGGTCGAGAAGAAGTGGAACGAGTGCAGCTATTCGGGCGTTCTGGAGGTTAAGAAGGCCCATTTAGATCCAAAGTAAACGACTTTTTTTTCTTTATTATCCCACAAAGAGCAATGCGAAACATTCTTATATTTTACCACGTTACATAGATGGGTGTTCCTTATGGGCGATAAGGAAGTCCAAATTCATCAAAGTTCAGGCCTCCAAAAAGCCTTGGTTGATGCTTTCACAAGTTATGTTGAGTTCGGAATTTACTTTGGCCCCCCTGATAAAGAATTCCGTAGGATTCTCCTTAATGCAGGAGTGCCCCTGAAAAACATCCGTAACTGGGGACATGCACTAATCCACGACGAGTATCATCTTGGGGATGTGCTGTTGGGGCTTATCAAATCCCTTGAGGAGGTTGGATACAAGCATCCCCTCAAGAGGATATCAAAAGCAGAGAGGAAGGGAAAGATACCCGCACCGTATTCTGAGTTCCTTGTCTTATGGGGAAGACTTTCCACTCAAGGAGAGGGGGTACCAATTGGGCTGCTTATAAGTGCGGGAAGCGCCGAGGAGGCAATGGCTACATATTACAACGAGGTTCTCAAGGATGCATTCGACTCAGGAGTGTTTGAGAGGCTGTGGGACTCTTACATGGATAATAGAGAGCTGAATTACATCTCCCTTGAAGGGCACGAAAAATATGAAGATGCCCTGAAGAGCATCCCAAGAAATGATCGTAAAAAGCTGATGAAACTAAACTACGAGGGCAAGAGCTTTCCCTCGTTCCCCGGAGTAATAAAGGGACCTCGCTTAGCTGTCTTCCCGAACTCGAGGAAGTTCTACTCCCTGCCCCTATTCGGAGAGGGGTGGAACAGGGACAAGAGCATTCTAAGGATTCTGCTAAGACATAAGGACAAACCGCAGGTTCTTGAGTTTCTACGGCATTTCGAGCTCGAGTGGCTGGAGTTGGAGGATCTAGAGGCTCTTTTTGACCTTCGGGAGGAGGTCTTTAACAGGATTAGAAAACGGCTTATTCAGATCTCGAAGGAGCGCAAGTTGGGTAAACTCCGAGCAATTCCCCTTTATGTAAAGCACTTTGGAACTAAAAGGATAGGCTCAATTCGCCCCACCAGAGTTGACAGAGTAAGCAGGACAACGTACCTTGTTACCACTTTTAACTGGGGAGGTGGATGGCCAGAAATCAGAAACCTTCAGGAATTGCTCACGGTTATGATGGCAAACTCCTACTACCTCCCAAAGACAATTGAAGTCCTTAAACAGGATATTGTGCTTTCCCCACGCTCCAGATCAAGGAAAATCGAGGAATGGGGGAGCGTCATCAAGGCAACGTTCGACTCAGTTATCCTGTATGGGCTCATGAGAGGCATCGTTAGAGTGGACGGACTCGACATTTCGAAAGGGCATATAGTATTCTTAAATTTCCTGAACACCGACAATAGGAACACAGTCGTTCACGACTATTACTATCACCTCTTGGACGGGATAGAAGGAATGGATTTGGTTTACGGCACCGAGGAAAGAACCCGAGTAAACGTTCAGAACTTTAACCGGGACGTATATCCATACACGCCGGTTCAAAACGAGGAGGCACTGTTCCTCCATGAAAAGATGCCAGAGAAAAAACGCCAGAAGCTCACTCCCCATCTTCTATACGAATTCGAAGACGGTACAGGGGGAGTGGTCTACAGACTCGACACATCAAAGGGGAGAAAAGATCCCTCCACGGTTTGGTACGTTGGTGGTTCAAAACTGAAGGCCTACGAAAGGCATCTAGACAAACACTGGATCCTGGGGTATCTCTCACAGAATAGGGAGGAATACTATGCCTCCATGTCACTGAGAAACACTTCCACAGCGGGCTATCTTCTCTCAATCGAGGGCAGGGACGTTGGGACACACCTCAAGGTTTACGCCCATGGGCTCTTTGCAAGATCCGTCTATTCTGGTGAGGAGTCGAGCTACTACCTCAGGCTCCTGAAAACTTCAGTGTATGGCCAAGTGGGTGGTAAGAGAGTTAGGCTCATCCCGGGAAAGATATTGTACAGGAGAGACAACCCAAAGGGCGCCCTTAACAGCCATCCCATGATATTTAATGACCTCATGAATGCAGTAGGGACGGAGGGCATTCATCTAGTTCACATCCAGAACCTTAAGAACTCAGATATCGCGGGTTTCCTCAATGACCTTCCTCCGTCCGTTATTATGGTAGACTGGGACGGGCTGGTCTTTTCAAGGGAAGAATTCGATAGATCCATGGGGATCAAAAGGAACTACCGCTCTTGGCTGGCAGTGCTTGAGTTCGAGGGACACGGCGCCAGGGTCTTTGTGACGAAGGATCCACAGGAGAGTCGCGAATCCCGCATCTACAGGCATCCCCTCATGATGATATTCTCGGAGAACGTCCTTTCCGATGAGGAGATGCTTTTCATTCTCGGACTGGCGGATGAAAAAGGAGGGGTAAGCTTTGCTGGGACGAAACGCCTGTTCCACACCCCATACCCCGACACTTCACGGAAGGTCATCCGGCCGTCCCTGCTCCTAGGAGGTGCCGCCGAATGAAAGAGAGTTCCCCGGCGGTTCTCTATGGGGAGGCCTTTGAGCTAGGGATGAAGGCGGGACTTGCATCCTGCGCCTACCAGCTGCCCGAGGGATACGATGTCGAGGATTTCGAGGACGCCTTAGTAGAAGGGGATACAGACCTCTTGGAGAGGGCCAGAGAAATCGCCATGGGTGCTCTGGACAGGTACAATTATATCCTTGAAGAAAACTTAAGCCACGAAGAGAGGATTTCGAGAATCGTAGAAGTCTTCAGGGAAAAACAGAAAGAGAGGGCCGTTAAGTTCTCCATCGAGGAATCCAGTCTGAGGGATACTGACGTGGTCAACATAATCTCTCTCCTCCAGATGGGGCACAGAACGGGAAGTATCTTGAGTAAGAAATACGAAAAGTTCCTCATAGAGGCTCCGGTGGGTTACTCCAACGGTTATTTGTACCCGGATTTCATAGCGTTCGGCGGGAAGACTCCAGTGGCCATAGGAGACTTCAAAGTGCTTTTTGGGTACTTTGATGCAGACCTTTCAAACGTCGCCTGGAGCGTTAGTTTTGAGACCTATTCAATGGAGGAGCTACTAACAAGGGCGAAGAGAATAAGTGAATACAGCTTTAAAACTCTATACAACGCCGCCGGAAAGTACGCAAAAGTCCTCAACTACGCAAGAAAATTCGACAGGTTCCCTGTTGAAGCCGTTGTCGTCTTCCCGCTGGGAATTTCAGTTTTGGAACTGAAGTCGCCCGCGGACATCGGGGAATACTATTCAAAGCTGAGGGAGTTGCTGGAAAAAATGTTGCCCGAATCTTTCCTCGAACGGGCCAGGGATATTCTCAACGGTTTTTACACCGGGAACGCCTTCATTAAGCACGACGATGATACTGGAACATTCTACTTCCACAGGAGAAGTGGTGATGAAGGAATACCACTAAGATTCGGGAGGAAAGCTCCTCGGGGGAACAGGGGGCGCATCAAGGCTCCTAAACCCGTGTACACTGGAATCGATACGAGAAGAGCCAAACACGGAAGCGACCTCTTGGAATACCTAACCAGGTTTGATCTCATCATCGATGCCTCGGACCAGGGGGTCGGTAAGAACTACGTTTTTCTCGAGTACGCCAGAAAGGTTGTTGGGGAGGGTGGGAAGGTTCTCTTCATCTCCCCGAGACTCCACATCCTCAGGGAAACAGAGAGAAAACTCAAGGAAAAAGGTGTAACAGCAGTTTTCATATCCTCGAGTGCCAAGAGGACACTGAGAAGGAGGAAAACCTACATCGAGACCCTCGAAGCCCTCGGTGCAGGAGACCACCGGGCGTCTCGGAAGCTTATGAGAGAACTGCGTGGGGATGGGCCGGAGGCTATACTCGCCACGTCTCAGGCTTTCCAATACCTAAACGAAGGAAGTTGGGAGCAGATACTCCGGTACGCTGACCTCGTGGTGTTTGACGAGTTTACGAACTCGGGCGCGGGAGCCGTTGAGGGCATACTTGGTTTTCTCAGAAAATTCTCCAAGAATCCCGGTGGAACGAAGGTGATGATACTTGACGCTTCCATGACGCACCCGGATCTCTACATCCCCGCCCTCAAGAGGCACATCTTCGGCCGCGGGATGGTTTACACTCCCCTAGAAGTTCTTATCTCAAGGGTCGAGGATGATCCAGTTGTCAGAACGTTTAGGGTAAACTCAATAGAAGCCCTCTACTACCGCATACACCTCGACTTCCCTCTCGAGTATTACGCCATGGGTCTTACAGTCCACTCCCACATCCCAGACTGGAACGCCCTGATCGCTGGTGTGGGAGAGATTTTAAAGGAGGGTGGAGCGGATTTTGAAAAACTCCTGGACGAAGGAAAGGTCGTTTTCTATGTGGACAACCGCCTCTACGTTGATGACCTGACAGAGTTTCTGGTGGAGAAAGGGTACACCGCAATTCCTGTCCATTCGGGCATCGGGATATCCTCCGAGGAATTAAAGGGCAACGTCGTTGGAACGTCGAGCCTCGCCTTCGGCGTAAACCTCGAGAATCATGATGCCCTCGTCTTCATGTCTCCCTATCCTGGCTACAGATACGACAACAACGCCTACGGGATAGAGCTCTATCGTCAGGTGATAAAAAGGCTCAGAGGGGACGAGGCCAACAGGAAGCACATTGCTTTCGTCGCCCTGACTGGGGGTGAAGGAGAGTACTCGGAAGGGATTGCCTACCTCTCCATGGTCGGTTTTATCCGGAACCTGCTGCTCAACAGAGACTTCCACGTGAGGCCCCCCATGCTCTCGGGAAAGGGACGCTTTTTCAGATCGTACGGCAGGGGTCTAAAACTAGGAGAGAACAGGGAAGTACCGTTCGAGGTCTTTATGCGGGATTACTACCCCCAGCTCAAGCGCCTGTTTATAGCCTCTGGATTCTCCCTCAAGCCCGTCTTCAGGTTTGAGTTCGGACTAAGCGGTGACTGGGAGCTGCCGGTTCCTTTCAGGGTACATAGAATACTCGGCGAGCACATCACAAGGGACTTCACTCTCGAAGTCACGCCCCTGAAGGTCCAATTCGACCACGCTGAGCGTTTTAGAGAGGTTTTAATGGACAAGAAGTACCGAAAGAACGTGGAGCTCTTAAGAAGCCTGATTCCGGGGGTTGAAGAGTACCTCCCCTCAAAGAACGAGTACGAGCTCGCAAAGAAACTTGAAAAGGCCCTCCGCCCCAGTTACATCTTGGCCGGGTACTCCTCGATCTTGATGGTGCCCTTCCTTTATCCCCGTCATATTAAAGAAATCCCCTACGGTATAGAATCTCCACTCAAAAGGTTGTTCTCAGGAGACCCTAAGTACACTGAGATTCCGGTCAAGGTCATAGATAAGGACAGGGGTGTTGAGAACTTTGGCATACTTGCCATACATCCCGCCTTTGGGATGACCACCCACAGGGGAGATATCCCAGTTCAGGAAAAGCTGAAGATTATGCTGGAGGAAGAACGCCTTCGGAAGAACCGCCTCTACCTTCCGAACGTGTGGAAAGGATACGACTGGA
This window of the Thermococcus siculi genome carries:
- a CDS encoding adenylyltransferase/cytidyltransferase family protein, yielding MRGNEGKVKKKKIRVLTGGVFDLLHVGHIHFLRQAKELGDELIVIVAHDDTVRMQKRREPVNSAEDRAEILRALEMVDEVYIGTPGTIDYELVKRIDPDIVAVGPDQTFNCERLKEELRKHGIEAEVIRIPYLYKSDRAKTSKIIQRIVETYCE
- a CDS encoding RNA-binding protein, which translates into the protein MELKVKHPLSKKEVKEIIREMSEIFGEEIAKKMLSKKDRVELAEFDKTTEIILVNGKPFFIRRKELVFPLVIALYELSNEEDLRKWPRRVVVDAGAVPFIIKGADVMAAGITDADENINEGDFVFVVEEDYGRPLAIGVALMSGKAMKEKPKGKAVKNIHHAKDKIWELTVG
- the pyrF gene encoding orotidine-5'-phosphate decarboxylase, whose product is MSESRLILALDVYERERALEIAECTAEYLWAIKINWPLIIGSGLKIITELKQVTGLPIIADVKLADIPNTNRLIARKVFEAGADYIIAHGFVGRDSVEAVMELGETIIVVEMSHPGAKEFIQPVTEGLIELANELESFGVIAPATRPERVEYIRSKLKPGIRVITPGVGAQGGKAEEVIRAGADYIIVGRSIYGSENPRESARRIFEEIEGVV
- a CDS encoding DUF4443 domain-containing protein, which codes for MSWKRGAYPEFTLEDAVAVLFMLQNPVGRKTISETLELGEGSVRTLLKKLSSLDVISSAQRGHSLNEKGRELLEGIQNCFSEALPAGEVEGYPAYALVVKNPPEFKSIELRDEAIRFHARGAMILVVSGGEIVFPEDGRPLGETMPGLAEELKRKLSPGEGDVVVVTWAESEADSMKSTYHVAVFMKGECIPGEIKSLVR
- a CDS encoding inositol-3-phosphate synthase gives rise to the protein MVKVVILGQGYVASIFASGLEKIKAGKLEPYGVPLADELPIKIKDIEIVGSYDVDASKVGKDLYEVVKAYDPEAPESLKGVTVRKGIHLRSLRNLPIEATGLDDEMTLKEAVEHLVNEWKELKPDVFVNVCTTEAFVPFESREELEKAIEEDNRDRLTATQVYVYAAAKYAKEVGGAAFVNAIPTLIANDPVFVELAKESNLVIFGDDGATGATPLTADVLSHLAQRNRYVLDIAQFNIGGNNDFLALTDKERNRSKEFTKSSVVKDLLGYDAPHYIKPTGFLEPLGDKKFIAMHIEYVSFNGAHDEIVITGRINDSPALAGLLVDLVRLGKMAVERKEFGTVYEVNAFYMKNPGPKEMGNIPRIIAHEKMRMWAGLKPRWL
- a CDS encoding bifunctional L-myo-inositol-1-phosphate cytidylyltransferase/CDP-L-myo-inositol myo-inositolphosphotransferase; translation: MVPRTAVVLAAGLGTRMGGKPKGLVKVAGREILYRTMTLLKRNGVERFVVVTNERYGPLYRDFIGRHGFNAELVINPEPEKGNGHSLHLARGRVSGRFVLVMSDHVYSEAFVEKAIGGDGLIADRKPKWVEIGEATKVRVRDGRIDSIGKNLKGWDAVDTGFFVLDEGIFEITAVLEREKNGDYSLSEVIERARVPVTFVDGLGWTDVDTPNDLKRARKMLVFTSVKGTGDGFISRHLNRKISTRISYLLVERVTPNQMTVFTFALGILSALLTLVSLPLAGILYQLSSILDGVDGELARAQLRTSKLGGYTDSILDRYVDGTFLALLAYATLSGSLWYFMALLALLGSVMVSYSTERFKAAFGRDAYVEVPVLRKLPGKRDERIFLTMLFLLYPVEPSIKGLFLLLALLTNLRVALTLYFISKKVSQPKTI
- a CDS encoding diphthine--ammonia ligase, which produces MRVAVLYSGGKDSNYALYWALKNGFEVKYLISMVSESDESYMYHVPNIHLTELQARAVGIPLIKGFTSGEKEKEVEDMKAVLEGLRIDGVVAGALASEYQKQRVDRVAKELGIESFAPAWHRNPVDYMREIIGIFDVVIVGTAAYGLDQSWLGRRIDEKALGELMRLNEKYRVHVAGEGGEFETFVRDAPFFRARIVFDEVEKKWNECSYSGVLEVKKAHLDPK